A window of Calliopsis andreniformis isolate RMS-2024a chromosome 3, iyCalAndr_principal, whole genome shotgun sequence contains these coding sequences:
- the LOC143188830 gene encoding serine protease inhibitor 28Dc isoform X1, whose product MMITLVFLNILAYSWGQIIFPDQLKLHRTTTIPPSVYSTISSSRNGRPPININKQTSYSIEYPGFGAQNSILQTTQEPLLSAQQRPAITQTENPLQDWSDHVNNIIARGTLKFALDMEREIFRTQNIAMIDQRDNIVFSPISLTVTLAIILAGSAGRTFREVSKVLGLEAGVDISRNSEIVHQMFGILLNQLHSKIDGSPGPRLDFATAAFIQDGYPILPEFKTLSDRVYKNEVMNVDFYRNGRMTQEFINNWVKQKTMGKISSILDNLPDPATTIILLSALYFNGEWNQPFLPYATKRKPFFIEPDQSIDVNLMYNGGTFPFFEDKQLGVKILGLPYKGHETTMYLLLPTEQGAKALRNFQNQLTVAQIENLIQNMKNESCIIGLPRMKLSSSFSLASALTNLGLTSLFDPNLSDLSLISQAQSKTSTTSPTGMYNQSNQLTNFNSRIGDDNNVSHIVRRNYFTYEDKLRGVTVQQWSTGFSISKSRSRRDFRDKEAKKPLGTDEKKEAYVVDESVANNNNAKVVNLENNKYRFQEQRRNVRSKRQGRPIDQNFLEFVRQKNFPSYGLDDLRNNANLVNPHLYASQVLHKVEIDVTETGTEAAAVTGAILERDGNQKRLVANRPFIFFIRHDPTKLVLFWATLNAPTPNFPQT is encoded by the exons atgatgattacactGGTATTCCTCAACATCTTAGCCTACAGTTGGGGCCAAATTATCTTCCCAGATCAATTGAAATTGCATCGAACAACCACGATACCTCCAAGTGTCTATTCAACGATCAGCTCTAGCCGTAATGGAAGACccccaataaatataaataaacaaacatcatattctatagaatacccaGGCTTTGGggcacaaaattctattttgCAAACAACTCAGGAACCATTACTATCAGCACAGCAGCGACCAGCCATTACACAAACAGAAAATCCTTTACAAGACTGGAGCGATCAC GTAAACAATATCATTGCAAGGGGTACACTAAAGTTTGCTTTGGATATGGAAAGAgagatcttcagaactcagaatATTGCCATGATCGATCAACGAGATAACATAGTTTTCTCGCCGATCAGTCTCACGGTGACTTTGGCGATCATTCTCGCAGGTTCTGCTGGCAGAACCTTCAGGGAAGTGTCCAAAGTTCTTGGACTGGAAGCTGGAGTCGACATCTCGCGAAACTCAGAAATCGTTCATCAAATGTTCGGTATATTGTTGAATCAGCTTCACAGTAAGATAGACGGATCCCCTGGACCGCGACTAGATTTTGCCACAGCGGCATTTATACAG GATGGATATCCAATACTTCCTGAATTCAAGACACTCAGTGACAGAGTGTATAAGAACGAGGTAATGAATGTAGATTTCTACAGAAATGGGAGAATGACACAGGAATTCATAAATAACTGGGTCAAACAAAAAACAATGGGCAAAATTTCAAGTATCTTGGACAATCTGCCAGATCCAGCTACTACTATTATTCTTTTATCAGCACTCTACTTCAACGGGGAATGGAATCAACCTTTCTTGCCATACGCCACCAAAAG AAAACCGTTCTTTATTGAACCTGATCAATCTATCGACGTCAACTTGATGTATAATGGAGGTACATTTCCCTTCTTCGAGGATAAGCAGTTAGGCGTAAAAATACTTGGTCTGCCCTACAAAGGCCATGAG ACCACGATGTACTTGCTACTTCCAACAGAACAAGGCGCTAAGGCACTGCGAAATTTTCAGAATCAGCTAACGGTTGCCCAGATCGAAAACCTTATACAGAATATGAAGAATGAGAGCTGTATCATTGGTTTGCCTCGAATGAAGCTGTCTAGCAGCTTCAGTTTAGCGTCAGCACTCACAAACCTGGGCTTAACCAGTTTATTCGACCCAAATTTATCAGATTTGAGCCTCATATCCCAAGCACAGAGCAAGACATCTACAACAAGCCCCACGGGAATGTACAATCAGTCGAACCAGCTAACTAATTTCAATTCTCGTATAGGTGACGATAATAACGTGAGTCACATTGTACGGAGAAATTACTTCACGTATGAGGACAAGTTACGAGGTGTTACTGTGCAACAATGGTCCACCGGGTTTTCTATTTCAAAATCACGTAGTCGTCGTGACTTCAGAGACAAAGAAGCGAAAAAGCCTCTTGGAACTGACGAAAAGAAGGAAGCCTACGTAGTGGATGAATCTGTAGCGAATAATAATAACGCGAAAGTTGTAAATCTTGAGAACAATAAGTACCGTTTCCAGGAGCAGAGGCGGAATGTAAGAAGTAAGAGGCAAGGTAGACCAATCGATCAGAATTTCCTTGAATTTGTTAGACAGAAGAACTTCCCATCGTATGGGCTGGATGACCTGAGAAACAACGCGAATTTGGTGAACCCACATCTGTACGCTTCGCAGGTTCTTCACAAGGTAGAAATCGATGTGACAGAAACAGGCACCGAAGCAGCAGCTGTAACTGGCGCAATACTGGAACGTGACGGAAATCAGAAGAGACTGGTGGCGAATCGACCATTTATCTTCTTTATCAGACACGATCCCACGAAACTCGTGCTCTTCTGGGCCACACTGAATGCTCCTACTCCCAACTTTCCACAGACGTAA
- the LOC143188830 gene encoding leukocyte elastase inhibitor isoform X2 has translation MMITLVFLNILAYSWGQIIFPDQLKLHRTTTIPPSVYSTISSSRNGRPPININKQTSYSIEYPGFGAQNSILQTTQEPLLSAQQRPAITQTENPLQDWSDHVNNIIARGTLKFALDMEREIFRTQNIAMIDQRDNIVFSPISLTVTLAIILAGSAGRTFREVSKVLGLEAGVDISRNSEIVHQMFGILLNQLHSKIDGSPGPRLDFATAAFIQDGYPILPEFKTLSDRVYKNEVMNVDFYRNGRMTQEFINNWVKQKTMGKISSILDNLPDPATTIILLSALYFNGEWNQPFLPYATKRKPFFIEPDQSIDVNLMYNGGTFPFFEDKQLGVKILGLPYKGHETTMYLLLPTEQGAKALRNFQNQLTVAQIENLIQNMKNESCIIGLPRMKLSSSFSLASALTNLGLTSLFDPNLSDLSLISQAQSKTSTTSPTGMYNQSNQLTNFNSRIGDDNNVSHIVRRNYFTYEDKLRGVTVQQWSTGFSISKSRSRRDFRDKEAKKPLGTDEKKEAYVVDESEQRRNVRSKRQGRPIDQNFLEFVRQKNFPSYGLDDLRNNANLVNPHLYASQVLHKVEIDVTETGTEAAAVTGAILERDGNQKRLVANRPFIFFIRHDPTKLVLFWATLNAPTPNFPQT, from the exons atgatgattacactGGTATTCCTCAACATCTTAGCCTACAGTTGGGGCCAAATTATCTTCCCAGATCAATTGAAATTGCATCGAACAACCACGATACCTCCAAGTGTCTATTCAACGATCAGCTCTAGCCGTAATGGAAGACccccaataaatataaataaacaaacatcatattctatagaatacccaGGCTTTGGggcacaaaattctattttgCAAACAACTCAGGAACCATTACTATCAGCACAGCAGCGACCAGCCATTACACAAACAGAAAATCCTTTACAAGACTGGAGCGATCAC GTAAACAATATCATTGCAAGGGGTACACTAAAGTTTGCTTTGGATATGGAAAGAgagatcttcagaactcagaatATTGCCATGATCGATCAACGAGATAACATAGTTTTCTCGCCGATCAGTCTCACGGTGACTTTGGCGATCATTCTCGCAGGTTCTGCTGGCAGAACCTTCAGGGAAGTGTCCAAAGTTCTTGGACTGGAAGCTGGAGTCGACATCTCGCGAAACTCAGAAATCGTTCATCAAATGTTCGGTATATTGTTGAATCAGCTTCACAGTAAGATAGACGGATCCCCTGGACCGCGACTAGATTTTGCCACAGCGGCATTTATACAG GATGGATATCCAATACTTCCTGAATTCAAGACACTCAGTGACAGAGTGTATAAGAACGAGGTAATGAATGTAGATTTCTACAGAAATGGGAGAATGACACAGGAATTCATAAATAACTGGGTCAAACAAAAAACAATGGGCAAAATTTCAAGTATCTTGGACAATCTGCCAGATCCAGCTACTACTATTATTCTTTTATCAGCACTCTACTTCAACGGGGAATGGAATCAACCTTTCTTGCCATACGCCACCAAAAG AAAACCGTTCTTTATTGAACCTGATCAATCTATCGACGTCAACTTGATGTATAATGGAGGTACATTTCCCTTCTTCGAGGATAAGCAGTTAGGCGTAAAAATACTTGGTCTGCCCTACAAAGGCCATGAG ACCACGATGTACTTGCTACTTCCAACAGAACAAGGCGCTAAGGCACTGCGAAATTTTCAGAATCAGCTAACGGTTGCCCAGATCGAAAACCTTATACAGAATATGAAGAATGAGAGCTGTATCATTGGTTTGCCTCGAATGAAGCTGTCTAGCAGCTTCAGTTTAGCGTCAGCACTCACAAACCTGGGCTTAACCAGTTTATTCGACCCAAATTTATCAGATTTGAGCCTCATATCCCAAGCACAGAGCAAGACATCTACAACAAGCCCCACGGGAATGTACAATCAGTCGAACCAGCTAACTAATTTCAATTCTCGTATAGGTGACGATAATAACGTGAGTCACATTGTACGGAGAAATTACTTCACGTATGAGGACAAGTTACGAGGTGTTACTGTGCAACAATGGTCCACCGGGTTTTCTATTTCAAAATCACGTAGTCGTCGTGACTTCAGAGACAAAGAAGCGAAAAAGCCTCTTGGAACTGACGAAAAGAAGGAAGCCTACGTAGTGGATGAATCT GAGCAGAGGCGGAATGTAAGAAGTAAGAGGCAAGGTAGACCAATCGATCAGAATTTCCTTGAATTTGTTAGACAGAAGAACTTCCCATCGTATGGGCTGGATGACCTGAGAAACAACGCGAATTTGGTGAACCCACATCTGTACGCTTCGCAGGTTCTTCACAAGGTAGAAATCGATGTGACAGAAACAGGCACCGAAGCAGCAGCTGTAACTGGCGCAATACTGGAACGTGACGGAAATCAGAAGAGACTGGTGGCGAATCGACCATTTATCTTCTTTATCAGACACGATCCCACGAAACTCGTGCTCTTCTGGGCCACACTGAATGCTCCTACTCCCAACTTTCCACAGACGTAA